The following nucleotide sequence is from Methanofastidiosum sp..
AAATACTGCCCCATTAGGTAAATTGTTTTCAACTCTAATAGCTGCACCATATCGTTCAAGAGTTTTTTTTACAATATATAATCCTAGTCCAGTTCCTTTATTCCCACCATAGGCAAATCCTTCTTCAAATATTCTGTCCCTCACATTGTCAGGCACCCCAATACCATAATCAATAAATCTTATTTCACAGTAAGACTTTCCAATGCTTATTTGAATATCAATTTTATTTGTACCGCCGTGTATAATGGCATTTCTAATTATATTATCGAATACAGAACTTAATGCATCATCTGCTAAAACATAACAATTTCCTTTAATATTTATTTTAATTCCAGAATAGTTTTTAGAAATCTCTTTTAATATTGATTTAACATCATAACTTTTTAGTTCAAATCCACTTGAAACTAATAATTCAAGTTCTTTCATTCTATTAATCAATTTTGCGCTCTTGTCTATATATTCAAAGGCTTTGTTTATCCTATCTTTGTTTTCCGTGTCCACCATTTCGATATTAGCACTAATTACCATGAGATTATTCAGGATATCATGTCTCAAAATCTTATTCAGCAACCTTAGAGCATCGTTTAATTCTTTAATTTTATCCTCTGCAAGTTTTTTTTCTGTGATGTCAATTCCAAATTCCAATACTAACATATTGCCGTCGCTATCATAAAATGGATAATTATGAACTTCGTAGACTTGACCATCATTTTGTATTCTTTCAGAAGTTTCAGGGATTTTTGTAGTAAATATCCTTAAAACAGGGCAATTATTACAAGGGGCTAATGATTGGTCTTTATATCCATGAAAGATTTCAAAACATTTTCTTCCTTCTACTTTGCCAAACCTCTCACTTAGATATTTGTTGGAAAAATTAATCGATAGGTCAGAAGTATACAAACATACGTACCCAGGCAATTCATTTAGTAGTGAATATAGCTTTTCTTTTTCTTTTTCTAACACATCTTTTATTTTTTTTCTTTCAGTTATATCTCTAAGAACAGATACGGCCCCTACAATATGCTGTTCTTCTTTAATAAATTTAGTTGCAACTTCAAATTGCACTTTAGTTCCATTCTTATTCCTAAGGGTAATTTCAGTTTTATCTGAAACATTTCCACTTCTAATTGTTTTTATGAAGAGTTTAATCAATTTAGGTAATTCTTCAATACCTATAAGTTTTAACTCTCTAAAATTTTTTCCAACAATCTCGTCCCTTGTATATCCAAGGATATCTTTTACCTTTGTATTCGTATCAATTATATTTCCATTTCGGTCTACATAAGTAATAATATCTGCCGATGCTTCAAAGATTGTCCTAAATTTCTCTTCACTTTTCCTTATTCTTTCTTCAATAATTTTTCTTTCAGTGACATCTCTTACTATCGCGAGTATATACCTCCCTTTGGACATATCAATGACATTTAGACTTACTTCAGTGTCAAAAAGTGTTCCATCAGGTCTCCTATGTCTCCACTCAAAAAATTGAGGATTACCTTTTAATGCAGCTTGTATTTTTTCTTTAGCTTTATCTTTTGATTTCATGCCATCAGGTTGTATAGAGGGGGATACTTGAACGGGACTCTTACCAATCAAATCTTCTTTCCTACAGTGAAAAATATCCAATGTTTTAGAATTACAATCAATAAAAATTCCATTTTCAAGGAGAAAGATAGAATCACTTGCATTTTCAAATAAAGTCCTATACTTCTCTTCACTTTCTCTTATTTTATCTTCAATTTTTTTTCTTTTAGTTATATCCCTAATAAATCCATAAAATATTTTATTTCCTTTTTCATCTTTTTTAACTTTGGTATTAAATTCACAATTAATTATTTCACCATTTTTTTCTTTAATTTAACAGGAAAATCTTTTATTTCACCCTTGTTCTCTAAAATATTAATTATTTCTGGCCTAACTTCAGGATTGGCATAAAGATCAGTTATATTCATGCCAATTATTTCGTCTATCGAATATTCAAATAAATCTAAGGTAGACCTATTAACAAAAAATATTATGCCTTCTTTTGTATTGATGCATACTGCTTCATTAATATTCTCAAAAATAGAGAAATACTCTTCAAAATTATTTTTTTCGTCAGGAATACTAAATTCGGTATTCATAAAAATCATTTAAAATGATATAATTATTTCTAGTTTAGTTTTTATTACAATTATTACTAGTTTTAAGCATATATTAAGTTATCCCAAAATATTGGGTAAATTGCATAAAGATATTAAAAAAATAGGATTATTAATCTTTGAATTTCTCAAAAATAAGGGTACAGGGATTTTCTAGTATAAATTCAAAATCATATTTATATTTCAATGAATCCCCTTCGTTGTTGAAATCCATAGCCCCTAAGAGAGTTATGGCCCTTAGACATGCCAGCTCTTTTTTCTCAAAGTATAATCTTCCACAATGTTCTTTATATGGGCATCTAATTGCACTAAATACAAATTTATTATCGTCACCACACATATCAAAATCGTCTTCGTTCATGAAATTAGATTTTACAAGTGCATCAATGAACATTTTTGCATTATTATAAGGGCTTAGCCCTTTCTGAAATTCTATACCTAAATCCTTCCAGGACTCTATAAATGGCCTAATGGCAATTGCGCCCCATTTTCTATAGAATAGTTTTGGTTTATCAAAAAATAAGTTTGCAGTATCTTCCACCCCATAAAGCCATGCGTTCATTATTACTCCAACATATTTCAATCTTTTTTCAGTTTCCATTTAAATCCCAAATAAGAACATAGACGTTTTATTGAAAATAAAATGTTATTTAAATGTTGGCATGCCACAATTAGTTTTCATAATAAATTTTAATAAGTAAATCATTTAATTATAATTATGGAAAAAATTGATTTTAAAAAAACATTAAAAGATCTATACTTACCGTCACAAAATGATTTTACAATTGTTAATGTCCCAACAATGAACTTTCTAACAATTATAGGAAAAGGAAATCCCAATAAATCCGAAGAGTTTCAGGAAGCTGTCGAAGCTCTTTATACTGTTTCATATTCTATAAAAATGAGTCCAAAAAAAGGTACTGCCCCTAAAGGATATTTTGAATATGTAGTTCCTCCCCTTGAAGGGCTTTGGTGGATCAGTGGAGAAGAATTCAATTTAACGGAGAAAGATAGATTTGAATGGAAAATAATGATCATGCAACCTGAATTTGTCAACAATGAAATTGTG
It contains:
- a CDS encoding GyrI-like domain-containing protein translates to MEKIDFKKTLKDLYLPSQNDFTIVNVPTMNFLTIIGKGNPNKSEEFQEAVEALYTVSYSIKMSPKKGTAPKGYFEYVVPPLEGLWWISGEEFNLTEKDRFEWKIMIMQPEFVNNEIVKSAIESSKRNKDNPSIDKIKFESYDEGLSVQIMHVGSYDEEKETIKKMKEFIKDNNLTENGLHHEIYLSDPRKISPNSLKTVLRQPIKKI
- a CDS encoding PAS domain S-box protein translates to MRESEEKYRTLFENASDSIFLLENGIFIDCNSKTLDIFHCRKEDLIGKSPVQVSPSIQPDGMKSKDKAKEKIQAALKGNPQFFEWRHRRPDGTLFDTEVSLNVIDMSKGRYILAIVRDVTERKIIEERIRKSEEKFRTIFEASADIITYVDRNGNIIDTNTKVKDILGYTRDEIVGKNFRELKLIGIEELPKLIKLFIKTIRSGNVSDKTEITLRNKNGTKVQFEVATKFIKEEQHIVGAVSVLRDITERKKIKDVLEKEKEKLYSLLNELPGYVCLYTSDLSINFSNKYLSERFGKVEGRKCFEIFHGYKDQSLAPCNNCPVLRIFTTKIPETSERIQNDGQVYEVHNYPFYDSDGNMLVLEFGIDITEKKLAEDKIKELNDALRLLNKILRHDILNNLMVISANIEMVDTENKDRINKAFEYIDKSAKLINRMKELELLVSSGFELKSYDVKSILKEISKNYSGIKINIKGNCYVLADDALSSVFDNIIRNAIIHGGTNKIDIQISIGKSYCEIRFIDYGIGVPDNVRDRIFEEGFAYGGNKGTGLGLYIVKKTLERYGAAIRVENNLPNGAVFILKFRKGGMGNG
- a CDS encoding PAS domain-containing protein is translated as MNTEFSIPDEKNNFEEYFSIFENINEAVCINTKEGIIFFVNRSTLDLFEYSIDEIIGMNITDLYANPEVRPEIINILENKGEIKDFPVKLKKKMVK